CAGGCAATGGGCGAATTATATCGGCTCATTTTTATAATGCAGGAATTAGCATCCCTAAAGCGTTGGCAGGGCGTACGGTAATTATTTCGGGTATAGCTGCTAAACAATTTATTGCCGATGACATGCAGCATTTAGCGGGTGATACAGTCACCGGTAAAAAGCAGCACAAAGTTAAAACTGATCCTAAGCGGGTGGTTACCTTCGAGGTGAAAGGATTAATGGTTGATAAATAGCCGGCAAATACAAAGCCATCCCTAATGTGAGATGGCTTTATACTTATAATAGTGTTATAGTTTATACCGCGGTATTAGCCACTATTAGCTGCCTTAATTTTTCAGAAACTTCGTTTTTGTTTACTGTAGACGCATCGCGTCGACATTTCAGGTAATGTTCGCGTGCTATCTTTTCGGCCAGGTCACCCACGGTTTTAATGTGCATCTCTTTGCCAAAACGCCCGGCCAACTGCAAACCTAAAGAGGCAATAATCATCCCACCGATACCGATAGCCAGGTAATAAAAGGCTAAAACAAAACTTACCACCAGCAACATCGAAAATGCATTCACTATCCACTGTTTGGGTTTTAGCAACTGGATCTCAAAGCCCATCTCTTCTTCAATAGCAGCCACAGCTTCAATACGGCTATTGCGCGGAAAAAGATCGGTTAACCTGGTTTGCGGTTTGATGATGTCATTATCATGACCTGCGGAGGCATGAATAGCATTACGGAGTTTGTAAAATGCCTGCTGCGTGGTACAGCCGTCATTTGTTTTTTTAACTTTTTCAAGAACAACGTCGCAAAGCTTGCCAAAGTTTTGTACATCGTTTTCTGATGCGTCGTTTAAACTGATATTGAACGATTTTTCAATTTTGATTAAAACATCATCCATATCATCAGGATCAACACTTCTGAGGTTGATTTCCTGGTTATTAGCCGATTTAATTTTCAATCTATAGTAACTAAATACAACAATAGTGAGCCTGCAATTAGGGTTGCAGGTTCACGTTATTTAATCAAACTACAAAAGACCGTAATTTAATGTTTTAAATTATCTGCTTAAATACATCGATTTCTCTTTGTACAGGTGCCTGAAGTATGGATCCTGCAGGTTTGGAATGAAGCGGATAGCTTCTCCTGTCGATTTCATTTCAGGGCCAAGCTCCTTGGTAACTTCAGGAAACTTATCGAAAGAGAATACCGGTTCTTTAATAGCATAACCCCAAAGTTTACGCTCGATGGTAAAGTCGCTCAGTTTAGCGGCCTCAAGCATTACTTTGGTAGCTATGTTGATGTAAGGCACATCATAAGCTTTGGCGATGAAAGGTACCGTACGCGAAGCACGTGGGTTAGCCTCAATTACGTAAACCTTATCATCCTTAACCGCAAACTGGATGTTGAGCAGGCCGCGTACGTTAAGTGCTTTAGCTATCTTTTTTGTATATTCTTCTATTTGCTGGATAACCACATCCGAAAAATCGAACGGAGGCAGCACAGCATACGAGTCGCCCGAGTGGATGCCGGCAGGCTCAATGTGCTCCATCATACCAACAATGTGGGTATCCTCGCCATCGCTTATCGAGTCAGACTCGGCTTCGGCAGCACGGTCAAGGAAGTGGTCGATCAGTACGCGGTTGCCCGGCAGATTGCGCAGTAAGCTCACTACGGCTTTTTCCAGGTCTTCATCGTTAATTACAATGCTCATGCCCTGGCCGCCTAATACGTAGCTTGGGCGTACCAGCACAGGATAACCAACTTTGTGGGCCACTTCAAGGGCTTCTTCAGCACTTTCGGCAACACCGTATTTTGGATATGGGATATCAAGATCTTTCAGCAGGTCTGAGAAACGGCCGCGGTCTTCGGCAATGTCCATATCATTGAATGATGTACCAATGATGCGAATGCCGTGCTCGTGCATTTTCTCGGCCATTTTGAGGGCAGTTTGGCCACCCAGCTGTACAATTACACCGTAAGGTTTTTCAAGCTCGATGATCTCGCGAACATGCTCCCAGTAAACCGGCTCAAAGTATAGTTTATCGGCCATGTTAAAGTCGGTTGATACGGTTTCAGGGTTACAGTTAACCATGATAGCCTCATAACCGGCTTCTTTAGCGGCCAATAAGCCGTGAACACAGCTGTAATCAAACTCAATACCCTGGCCAATACGGTTAGGGCCTGAACCTAATACAATGATCTTCTTCCGGTCAGACGCTACCGATTCGTTTTCGCCTTCATAGCTCGAGTAGTAGTAAGGGGTTTTGGCCGGGAACTCTGCAGCGCAGGTATCAACCATTTTGTAAACACGGCGCATGCCCAGGGCTTTGCGGCGCTGATAAACGTCCTCTTCGGTTACGTTACCCAAAATATGGGCTATCTGCACGTCCGAGAAACCTTTTTGCTTTAGTTGGAACAGGAACTCTTCGGGAACATTGTTCAGCGAGTAGCGGCGAAGTTCTGTTTCCATATTAACCAGGTCCTGGATCTGGTTCAGGAACCAGCGGTCGATCTTGGTTGCTTTACGTACCGATTCGATTGGTACACCAAGGCTCAGGGCATCATAAATGTGGAACAACCTATCCCAGCTTGGATGCTCCAAACTGGCCATAATCTCTTCAAGGTTACGGCTCTGGCGGCCATCCGCACCTAAACCGGCACGGCCGATCTCCAGACTCTGGCAGGCTTTCTGTAAAGCCTCGGTAAAGCTGCGGCCAATGCCCATTACTTCACCTACCGATTTCATTTGCAGGCCTAACTCTTTGTTGGCACCTTTAAATTTATCAAAGTTCCAGCGCGGTATTTTAACGATCACGTAATCCAGCGTAGGCTCAAAATAAGCCGAAGTGGTTTTGGTGATCTGGTTTTCAATTTCGTCAAGGTTATAACCTATAGCCAGTTTAGCGGCAATTTTAGCAATCGGGTAGCCGGTAGCTTTTGATGCCAGGGCTGATGAGCGTGATACACGTGGGTTAATCTCGATAGCGATGATCGATTCATCGGCCGGGTTTACCGAAAACTGTACGTTACAGCCACCCGCGAAGTTACCAATGGCACGCATCATTTTGATGGCCTGGTTACGCATTTCCTGGTAGCAGCGGTCGCTCAGGGTCATGGCCGGAGCCACGGTGATCGAATCGCCGGTGTGGATGCCCATCGGGTCGAAGTTTTCTATCGAACAGATGATGATCACGTTATCGTTGCTATCGCGCAACAATTCCAGCTCGTATTCTTTCCAGCCTAATACAGCCTGCTCAACCAATACCTCGTGGGTTGGTGAAGCCTGCAAGCCACGGTTAAGCGCTGCGTCAAAATCTTCTTTACGGTGTACAAAGCCTGCACCTTTACCACCAAGTGTGTAGCTTGGGCGAATTACCAGCGGAAAGCCGATCTCCTGGGCGCCTTCTTTACCTTCCAGAAATGAGTTGGCAATTTTTGATTTGGCAACGCCAACACCAATGTCAACCATCAGCTGGCGGAAAGCCTCGCGGTTTTCAGTTTTTTCGA
The sequence above is a segment of the Mucilaginibacter celer genome. Coding sequences within it:
- a CDS encoding DUF4920 domain-containing protein, whose protein sequence is MKKLMPFIILVLFSVVVQAQKHTPLPHGMVYGQKPDTMVMMQASKLEDFMGKKTRITTAIEGKVISVTQEKGGWFEMDAGNGRIISAHFYNAGISIPKALAGRTVIISGIAAKQFIADDMQHLAGDTVTGKKQHKVKTDPKRVVTFEVKGLMVDK
- the carB gene encoding carbamoyl-phosphate synthase large subunit; the protein is MPKDTSIKSVLIIGSGPIIIGQACEFDYSGSQAALSLKEEGISVSIINSNPATIMTDKVISDHVYLLPLTCESIEKILSEQQIDAVLPTMGGQTALNLCIEASERGIWEKYGVKVIGVDIAAIEKTENREAFRQLMVDIGVGVAKSKIANSFLEGKEGAQEIGFPLVIRPSYTLGGKGAGFVHRKEDFDAALNRGLQASPTHEVLVEQAVLGWKEYELELLRDSNDNVIIICSIENFDPMGIHTGDSITVAPAMTLSDRCYQEMRNQAIKMMRAIGNFAGGCNVQFSVNPADESIIAIEINPRVSRSSALASKATGYPIAKIAAKLAIGYNLDEIENQITKTTSAYFEPTLDYVIVKIPRWNFDKFKGANKELGLQMKSVGEVMGIGRSFTEALQKACQSLEIGRAGLGADGRQSRNLEEIMASLEHPSWDRLFHIYDALSLGVPIESVRKATKIDRWFLNQIQDLVNMETELRRYSLNNVPEEFLFQLKQKGFSDVQIAHILGNVTEEDVYQRRKALGMRRVYKMVDTCAAEFPAKTPYYYSSYEGENESVASDRKKIIVLGSGPNRIGQGIEFDYSCVHGLLAAKEAGYEAIMVNCNPETVSTDFNMADKLYFEPVYWEHVREIIELEKPYGVIVQLGGQTALKMAEKMHEHGIRIIGTSFNDMDIAEDRGRFSDLLKDLDIPYPKYGVAESAEEALEVAHKVGYPVLVRPSYVLGGQGMSIVINDEDLEKAVVSLLRNLPGNRVLIDHFLDRAAEAESDSISDGEDTHIVGMMEHIEPAGIHSGDSYAVLPPFDFSDVVIQQIEEYTKKIAKALNVRGLLNIQFAVKDDKVYVIEANPRASRTVPFIAKAYDVPYINIATKVMLEAAKLSDFTIERKLWGYAIKEPVFSFDKFPEVTKELGPEMKSTGEAIRFIPNLQDPYFRHLYKEKSMYLSR